The Thermosipho melanesiensis BI429 sequence GTGATCAGTTATTATATCACCTATCTTTAGCCCTGTCTCAACAGAAACTTCATCATCAATTTCTGTGATTACCACTATGGGTCTATCATTTTCAACTTCCGATTCTGCTGTAAACATTGCAGGATAATGTTGCTCGAAAATTTTGTACTCATCAAGTGTTAAATACTCATCTTCAAATAAAAATCTATCTGCTATTGTTTGACCTTCTGAAATTTCATCACCATCTTTTACGTAAACAAATGCCCCTTCAAATAATGGATAATGCTTTTCCTCCACAACATTTTCTACATACACACTTCCACTTGTTAATACCTCGTACTTTCCATCTTCTAGAGGTCTTACATTAAGTTCCTTTCCAAAGCTTATATTCCCACTAACAGATGCTATTACAGCTGGTAAAACTGTTCCATTTGTTAATTGATCACCTTTTTTTACCTTGCTATTATTAGGAACTACAGGTTTAACACCATATGGCAACGAGAAGGTAACTGGCATATCTTTACTTGTTGTTAAAGGCTTTATTGTAATGGTATTCGATATTTCATCTATCTCAACTGTTCCATCAAAAGGAGCATAAATTGGGTCAATTTGCATTTCCGAAACAATCTCATCACCTTGGTTCACATAATCCCCATTTTTTACATTCAAAACCATTCCATTGTATACCCTATGCTCTGCTCTTGAGATCTTTCTAACATCTACCCAAGTAATTTCTCTGTCAGTATGTGTCTTTTCGTGTCTTATTTTTACTTCACCAGATATACTACTTATTACAGGAGCTACAGGTGATTTAATAATAACTCCAGGCATAACTTCAAAATCCAATTTTTGATTGTATATTTCATATTCTGTTTGATAAAGTAACGAACCCTTTATGAAATCTGTATCTTTGGGATTAGTTACTATCAATATCTTCTCTATTATTCTTTTACCACCGTAATATATTACATTCTCCAACTCTTTTGCCTGAATACCAAGAAGTGATGAAAGTATACTTGGACTACTTTTTAAATACCAAACATGGACCACAGGAGCAAATAAGTCAATATGCCCCATTCGTTTTCTTCTTGCTTCTTTTGATTCTACTCTAACTCCACATCTTTCACATACTGTACCTTCATACTTCTTTCCTTTATACTTTCCACAAGCACATTCGTAGTCTTTCGTAGGACCAAATATCTTTTCACAAAATAGCCCATCCTTTTCTGGTTTAAAGGTTCTATAGTTTATGGTTTCGGGTTTTTTGACCTCACCACTTGACCAGCTTCTTATTACTTCTGGCGAGGCAACTTTAACCGTAACTTTAGAAATTTTTCTCTTAAAAGTTGAACCCATCATTTTCCCTCCTTATGGGGCATTATAACTTTTCAATGTCAATTTCGTTACCTTCATCGTCGTATACTCTGACATCTAGTGCAATTCCTCTTAGTTCTCTTACAAGAACCTTGAAACTTTCGGGAAGACCTGGTTCTGGAATATTCTTACCCTTCATTATCGCCTTGTAAACTTCATTCCTTCCCCTAATATCATCACTCTTTACTGTAAGCATTTCATTTAGTGTGTGTGCAGCTCCATATGCTTCAAGTGCCCAAACTTCCATTTCACCAAATCTTTGACCTCCAAACTGTGCTTTTCCACCCAATGGCTGTTGGTGAATGAGAGAATATGGCCCTGTTGACCTTGCGTGTATTTTGTCTCTTGCTATGTGTATGAGTTTCATTACATACATATATCCAACCAATATTGGATGATCAAATTCTTTACCAGTTCTACCATCTCTTAATATAACTTTACCACTTGGATTTTCTTCAAAATCTCCCATCTCAAGTCCAAATTTTTTTCTCGCCTTATAAAGTTCAGGTAAAATATCTCCTTCTTTTGCACCATCAAACACAGGAGTTGCAAACCATCTGTTTGTAAGCATAGCAAGCCATCCAAGGCTTGTTTCCAATATCTGTCCCACATTCATACGCGATGGAACTCCAAGAGGACTCAATACAACCTGTATAGGCGTCCCATCTGGTAAAAACGGCATATCCTCTTTTGGTAATATTTTAGAAACAACACCTTTATTTCCGTGTCTTCCAGCTAATTTATCTCCAACTTCAAGTGGTTTTCTAATGGCAACATATACCCTTATCAGTTTATTTACACCTGGTCCTAAATCACCGTCTTTTTCTTTGTCAAATACGTGTACTGCAATTACCCTTCCTTCAATACCATGAGGCACCCTTAAAGAAGTATCTTTTACCTCTTTACCTTTTTCACCGAATACGGATCTTATAATCTTTTCTTCTGGTGTTGTATCACTCTCGCTTTTTGGTGTTACTTTACCAACAAGGATATCCGTCTCTTGAACATAAGCACCTATTCTTATTATCCCATCTTCATCTAAATTTCTAAGTTTTTCTTTACTTACGTTTGGAATATCTGGAGTAATTTCTTCAGGCCCCAACCTTGTATCTCTTGCCGTTGTTTCATAAACTTCTATATGAATAGATGTATATGTTTCTTTTTCAAGAAGTTCTTCACTTATTAATATAGCATCTTCAAAATTGTATCCTTCCCATGGTACAAACGCAACTAAAACGTTTTTACCCAATGCAAGTTCACCCATATCTGTTGCAGGACCATCTGCTATTGGTTCATCCTTTTTCACTATTTCCCCAACATTAACAATTGGTCTTTGGTTTATACAAGTATCTTGGTTTGTTCTCGTAAATTTCAAAAGCTCATAAATGTCTAACATTGGATTTCCCATTGAATCATACATTTCTTTTCCGTTTTCATCTATTCTATGAATTACTATTTTTTGAGCATCGACTTTTTTTACAATACCATCGTGCTTTGCAAGAATTAACGTACCTGAATATTTTGCTGCTTCCCATTCCATTCCAGTTCCAACTCTCGGAGCTTCCGTTTCAATTAATGGAACTCCTTGTCTTTGCATGTTAGAACCCATTAATGCCCTGTTTGCATCATCGTGTTCCAAGAATGGGATCAAAGATGTAGATACACTAACAATTTGGTTTGGGGCAACATCTATAAATTGAACGTTATTTTTGTTAACATACAAAACCTTTTCTTCATACCTTACAGTAACATTTTCCGGAATTATATTTCCTTTTTCATCTATTGGAATTGTAGATGGAGCAATTTTGTAATTTTCTTCCTCATCTGCGGTTAAATACACAATTTCATTTGTCACCTTACCCTTTACTACTTTAACGTAAGGTGTAATTAAAAATCCAAATTTATCTATTGATGAATAAACTGAAAGAGAAGTAATAAGCCCGATGTTGGCACCTTCT is a genomic window containing:
- a CDS encoding DNA-directed RNA polymerase subunit beta, encoding MKEIKRGKRTRYSFERVQTPIPVPNLVEIQTKSYQDFLENGILKVLKKFSPITSSKSDLRKEKGFSLEFVSVRIGEPQNTVQECKERLLTYTVPVYTTVRITDNSTNEMIEEEAFLGYIPYMTPRTTFIINGAERVVVNQLVRSPGIYFVEEAKKTSGTKPIYVAHFLPVRGAWLEILLNLNDEVFYARIDRKRRINLFLLLKALGYSEDLELLSLFPYWIDVEDEYTLQHSEGLIILEDVKTKNGGLIAKRGDVITQGLIEKLENSDIQKIKVAHRYAVNTLEKLNHVYGENIEENRAYIEIFRKLRPGELPRINAAKIFLRNLYFNEERFELSEVGRFKMNNRLEEAYRKYLIEVEGKDPQGVEEVKYDETSNVLTPMDIVLASRNLIEIDKHPGTMDTKDHLGNKRVRTVGELIRIEFERAFSKAVFMIQEKLATYTSLDKISVQSLINVKSIIATINSFFATNPLSQFMDQTNPLAELTHKRRLTAVGPGGLKRERARFEVRDVHHSHYGRMCPIETPEGANIGLITSLSVYSSIDKFGFLITPYVKVVKGKVTNEIVYLTADEEENYKIAPSTIPIDEKGNIIPENVTVRYEEKVLYVNKNNVQFIDVAPNQIVSVSTSLIPFLEHDDANRALMGSNMQRQGVPLIETEAPRVGTGMEWEAAKYSGTLILAKHDGIVKKVDAQKIVIHRIDENGKEMYDSMGNPMLDIYELLKFTRTNQDTCINQRPIVNVGEIVKKDEPIADGPATDMGELALGKNVLVAFVPWEGYNFEDAILISEELLEKETYTSIHIEVYETTARDTRLGPEEITPDIPNVSKEKLRNLDEDGIIRIGAYVQETDILVGKVTPKSESDTTPEEKIIRSVFGEKGKEVKDTSLRVPHGIEGRVIAVHVFDKEKDGDLGPGVNKLIRVYVAIRKPLEVGDKLAGRHGNKGVVSKILPKEDMPFLPDGTPIQVVLSPLGVPSRMNVGQILETSLGWLAMLTNRWFATPVFDGAKEGDILPELYKARKKFGLEMGDFEENPSGKVILRDGRTGKEFDHPILVGYMYVMKLIHIARDKIHARSTGPYSLIHQQPLGGKAQFGGQRFGEMEVWALEAYGAAHTLNEMLTVKSDDIRGRNEVYKAIMKGKNIPEPGLPESFKVLVRELRGIALDVRVYDDEGNEIDIEKL